The following DNA comes from Hyphococcus flavus.
CTCAAGCGAATTTCTGAAATGAGTGTGCGCCGCTTTTGCGGTGTTCGGTTTTGGAAATGACGCGAGAGACGAGCCATGGCAAGCGCGCAAATCGAGACGGAAGAAACGGTTCTTCGCAAAACGGTGCTCTATAGCGAAGTCAGCATTTTTCTGCCCGGCGATATTGAACTCGACAGCGGCGAAACGTTGTCGAAACCGGAGCTCAGCGTACGCATTTACGGTGACCTTACTCAGCCTGTCGTTGCGGCGGCGGGCGGCGTTTCCTCTGGGCGGATCATTGCCGATACCAGTGAAGACCGCGGCTGGTGGCAGGAGTTTGTGTCGGCTGGCGGCGCCATCAATCTCGATGAATATTGCGTCATCGGTTTTGATTTTCTGCCCAATCCCGGCGAGGCGGCGCGCACCATTTCAACTGCGGATCAGGCGCGTGCATTCGCCCATGCCCTCGACATCATCGGCGTTGAAAAGCTTTACGCCTTTGCCGGCGCTTCCTATGGCGGCATGGTCGGGCTGAAATTTGCCGAATTGTTCCCCGAACGGATTGAAAAGCTCATCGCCATATCGGCACCTGACCGTCCGCACCCGGCGGCAACGGCGCAGCGGGGAGTGCAGCGCCGGATCATCCAGTTCGCCAATGACTGCGGCAGGCCGGAGGAGGGCGTGTCGCTCGCCCGCCAGCTCGCCATGGTGTCTTACCGCACGCCGGAAGAGTTCGAACAACGTTTCGCGAGCAACGCATACGGCGAGGCCGCGGGCGCGCCTTACGATATTTGCGAATATCTGATCGCGCGGGGCGAGGCGTATGACGTGAGTGCCGAGCGATACCTGACGCTTTCCGATTCCATCGACCGTCATCGCGCCGATCCGGCAAAAATTAAGGCCGACACGCTTGTCATTGCGGCAACCAGTGACCGTCTGTCGCCGCCTGCGGATTTGAAACGATTAGCCGGTGTGATCGACGCGGCGCGGTTTGTCGAAATTCCATCCCTTTTTGGTCATGACGCCTTTTTGAAAGAGCCCGGCGCCATTGGCCCCCACATCAAAGAATTCCTAAAAGGAGCCAAGTCATGAGTGAGTCATTCCGTCCGGAAACCATTATCGCGGGCGCAGGCGTCGCCGACGATCCGGCGTTCAACTCCGTTGCGCCGCCGTTGCATTTGTCTGCAACATACGGCTGGAACGATCCGCTTGAAAAGCCGCAATATGATTATGCGCGTTCGGGCAACCCGACACGCACGCAACTGGAAAACGCGTTGGCCCAGCTTGAGGGCGGCGCGCGCGGCGTTGTGGTTTCTTCCGGTATGGCGGCGCTTGATCTTGCGCTGAACCTCGTCAATCCGGGCGAGCTCGTGCTGGCGCCGCATGATTGTTACGGCGGCACGCACCGCCTGCTAACGGCGCGCGCCAAACGCGGGCATTTCGAGCTGGCCTTTGCGAACCAGACCAGTGCTGTTGAGCTGAAAAACGCGTTTGCGATGAAGCCTAAGCTGGTGTTGATCGAAACGCCGTCAAACCCGCTTTTGCGAATTACCGATATTCGCGGCATTGTCGCGCTCGCAAGGGAATGCGGTGCCATCACTGTCGCTGACAACACATTCCTGTCGCCGGCCTTGCAACAACCGCTGGCGCTTGGCTGTGACGTGGTTGTTCATTCGACAACGAAATTCATTAACGGCCATTCGGATGTGGTTGGCGGTGCAGTCATCGCCAGGGAACAGGCGCTCGGTGATGAGCTTGCCTGGTGGGCCAACTGTACGGGCGTCACCGGGGCGCCGTTCGATTCCTTTTTGACCTTGCGCGGGCTTCGCACGCTGTTCCCCAGGCTGGAGCGGCAACAGAAAACAGCAAACGACGTCGTATCGGCGCTTGCTGCTGATGAAAGAGTATCGCGCGTTTACTATCCCGGGCTCGAAAGCCATCCCGGGCATGAAGTCGCCAAAGCGCAACAGGCCGGGTTCGGGGCCATGTTCAGCGTGGAATTCGCTGAGGGCGTCGATGTGATCAAGCTTTTACGGCATCTGAACATTTTCACGATAGCAGAGTCCCTTGGCGGGTTTGAAAGCCTGGTGTGTACGCCGGCGACAATGACCCATGCATCGATGACGCCGGAAGCGCAAAAGATCGCCGGCATTTCCGAACGGTTGGTCCGGTTTTCCATCGGGCTTGAGCATGGCGATGACTTGGTGCGAGATATACTGGCGGCGCTGGACAAGGCTGCTGGTACGGAAGAAGACAATGTGGCGTATCTGCCGGAAGGGGCGGCGAGCAAATGTGCTTAGATGTTGATGACAAGGACGTATCTGTGAGCAATAGCGGCGAGTTTTCTCCAAGGCGATTGCGCGTGGCGGTTGCCGGGCTTGGCGTGATCGGCGAGGGCGCCGCGCTTGAGCTGGCGAAACAAACGAAGCCTTATGGCCTTTGCGCGGCGCTTGTGCGCGATCCGGGTAAGGCTCGCGCGCAAGAACTTGAAAACCTGCGAACCTATTCCGATCCGGCGGTGATGCTGGTTGAGCATCCGGACGTAATTGTGGATGCGTTGCCTTCTGGCGAGGTTGGCCGTTGGCTGATTGAGGCCGCGCTGAGCAAGGGTGTGAGTATCGTCACGGCGAATAAACAGGCGATCGCCGGTTCATTGGCGTTGCTGCACAAATACGCGCACGACCATGGCGCCGTTCTTTCCTATTCACCATCCGTCGGCGGCGGGGCGCCTATGGTTGAGACGGTGCGTAAAGCGCGGGAAGAAGGATCGCCGCGCGAGATCAGGGCGATCCTGAACGGGACGGTGAACTATATCCTCTCAGCGATGAAAAATGGTGCGAGTTTCACCAACGCGGTCATCAGCGCACAGGAAGCCGGCTTTGCCGAACCCGATCCGACAGCCGATTTATCAGGCGAAGACGCAAGAGCGAAAATTTCGATCCTCACTTACGAGGCTTTTGGTCATGAGATTGACCTCGATGCTATCGAGGTAGAACCATTGTCAGCCGAAAAGGCCGGCCAGTTCGTAAAAAGCGGCGGCGTGTGGAAGCAGATCGCGCATGTGGTTAAAAGCCAGGACGGACAAACAAAGGCAAAAGTTTCGTTCGAACGAGTCGATGAAGACCCACTCTTTTCCAAGACAGAAAAAGAAGGCAACGCTTTGCGCGTGACCTGTACTGACGGCCGAGCGCTGACATGCTCGGGCAAGGGCGCAGGACGAGCGCCGACGGTGAGCAGTATTTTCGCCGATCTTGAGCGAGTGGCGGTGAAATTAACAGCGCTGGAAGCTGAGCACGCCAAAAACGCTTTGCGTCGCGGCAGAACCTTCAGCTAAAAAACGCCAATGTCATCGTTGGAAAATGCGAGTGCTGCGTCTGACGCCGCAATGTCGGCGCGCGCCGCGAAACGCCTTGTGATCAAGGTGGGGTCGGCGATTTTGTGCGGCGATGGCGGCGCGGTGAGAGAACGCTGGCTGTCAACTCTTGCGAACGATATTACTGACTTGCGCCGCCGCGGCGTTGAAGTCGCGGTGGTGACGTCCGGCGCTATCGCTCTCGGGCGAAAAAAACTTAGGTTGTCAGGCGGATTGCGGCTTGATGAAAAACAGGCGGCGTCAGCAGCGGGTCAAACGGCGCTGGCGCAAGCGTGGCAGGCGGCGTTCGCAGCGCATGACATCAACATCGCGCAGATTTTGTTGACGCTCGATGATACAGAAGAGCGGCGCCGCTACCTTAATGCGCGCGCAACCATGCGTACGGTTCTTGACCTTGGCGCGATACCGCTCATCAATGAGAATGATACGATCGCCACGAGCGAAATAAGATATGGCGACAACGACCGCCTTGCCGCGCATGCAGCGCAACTTATAGATGCGGATGTATTGGTGATCCTTTCCGATGTGGATGGTCTTTATACGGCTGATCCGAGACGGGATGCGGCGGCGGCGCACATACCCGTCATCGACGCTATCACGCCTGAGATCGAAGCGGCGGCAAAAGGACCGAACACAGATGCTGGCGTCGGCTCTGGCGGCATGGCGTCAAAAGTAGCGGCAGCGAAAATCGCGTGTCGCGCCGGGTGTGCCGCAATTTTAGCACCGGGTGTTATCGATAATCCCTTAAAGACTGTTCTTGATGGCGGTAAGGCGACCCTGTTCAAGGCCGCCACCTCTAAAGAGCGCGCGCGCCGCCAGTGGATCGCCGGGCGGCTAAAGGCGGCAGGTAGCGTCACGGTTGATGCCGGCGCCGCAAAGGCGTTGACCACCGGCGCAAGCTTGTTGCCGGCGGGCGTGACGTCGGTTTCCGGTGACTTCTCACGCGGTGACGCGATAAATATCGCGGGCCCAGACGGTGTTGTTATCGGCAAAGGACTTTCTGCATTCGATGCGGAAGAGGTCAAAAACATCGCCGGCAAAAAATCGGATGAGATTGAAAATATCCTCGGATATCGACGCCGCCCGGCGGTGATTGAAAAAGACGATCTTGTAATGAAAGCAGAGTAGATGACCGAGGCGTTTTCTGCATATAGCTCTTTGACGGCATACATGAACGCGATTGGCGTGCGGGCGAAAGGCGCCGCGCGGGCGATGGCGTCTGCTCCGGGAAGTAAAAAAAACGAAGCGCTAAAATTAGCTGCTGCAAGTATTCGCGATCGCTCAGATCAAATCCTAGACATCAATGCGAATGAACTTGCTGTCGCGAAAGAAAAAAACGTAACTGACGCCTTTCTTGATCGTATGATGCTTAATGGCGATCGGATTGAGGGGATTGCTAACACTCTCGAAGACGTCGCCGCGCTTGATGACCCGGTCGGCAAAGTCATTTCAAAATGGACGCGCCCCAATGGCCTGGAAATCGAACGAGTCAGAACGCCTATAGGCGTCATGGCCGTAATCTATGAAAGCCGGCCCAATGTAACGGTGGACGCTGCGGCGATTGCCGTAAAAGGTGGCAATGCCGTCATCCTGCGCGGCGGCTCGGAATGTATTGAAACCAACAAGGCTTTGTTCGGATGTTTCTCCGGCGCACTCGTGAAAGCCGGTTTATCTGAAAACGCTGTTCAGTTTGTAGAAACGCCTGACCGTGACGCGGTGGGCGCACTGCTTTCGGGGATCGACGGGAACGTCGATCTTGTTATTCCGCGCGGCGGCAAGTCGCTGGTGGCGCGGGTGCAGTCGGATGCGCGCGTGCCGGTGCTCTCTCATCTTGACGGCATCTGTCATGTCTATGTTGATCGCGATACCGATCCGCGAAAAGCTGTCGACATCGTCGTTAATTCCAAGATGCGGCGGACGGGCGTT
Coding sequences within:
- the metX gene encoding homoserine O-succinyltransferase MetX; translation: MASAQIETEETVLRKTVLYSEVSIFLPGDIELDSGETLSKPELSVRIYGDLTQPVVAAAGGVSSGRIIADTSEDRGWWQEFVSAGGAINLDEYCVIGFDFLPNPGEAARTISTADQARAFAHALDIIGVEKLYAFAGASYGGMVGLKFAELFPERIEKLIAISAPDRPHPAATAQRGVQRRIIQFANDCGRPEEGVSLARQLAMVSYRTPEEFEQRFASNAYGEAAGAPYDICEYLIARGEAYDVSAERYLTLSDSIDRHRADPAKIKADTLVIAATSDRLSPPADLKRLAGVIDAARFVEIPSLFGHDAFLKEPGAIGPHIKEFLKGAKS
- the metB gene encoding cystathionine gamma-synthase, with amino-acid sequence MSESFRPETIIAGAGVADDPAFNSVAPPLHLSATYGWNDPLEKPQYDYARSGNPTRTQLENALAQLEGGARGVVVSSGMAALDLALNLVNPGELVLAPHDCYGGTHRLLTARAKRGHFELAFANQTSAVELKNAFAMKPKLVLIETPSNPLLRITDIRGIVALARECGAITVADNTFLSPALQQPLALGCDVVVHSTTKFINGHSDVVGGAVIAREQALGDELAWWANCTGVTGAPFDSFLTLRGLRTLFPRLERQQKTANDVVSALAADERVSRVYYPGLESHPGHEVAKAQQAGFGAMFSVEFAEGVDVIKLLRHLNIFTIAESLGGFESLVCTPATMTHASMTPEAQKIAGISERLVRFSIGLEHGDDLVRDILAALDKAAGTEEDNVAYLPEGAASKCA
- a CDS encoding homoserine dehydrogenase gives rise to the protein MCLDVDDKDVSVSNSGEFSPRRLRVAVAGLGVIGEGAALELAKQTKPYGLCAALVRDPGKARAQELENLRTYSDPAVMLVEHPDVIVDALPSGEVGRWLIEAALSKGVSIVTANKQAIAGSLALLHKYAHDHGAVLSYSPSVGGGAPMVETVRKAREEGSPREIRAILNGTVNYILSAMKNGASFTNAVISAQEAGFAEPDPTADLSGEDARAKISILTYEAFGHEIDLDAIEVEPLSAEKAGQFVKSGGVWKQIAHVVKSQDGQTKAKVSFERVDEDPLFSKTEKEGNALRVTCTDGRALTCSGKGAGRAPTVSSIFADLERVAVKLTALEAEHAKNALRRGRTFS
- the proB gene encoding glutamate 5-kinase; the protein is MSSLENASAASDAAMSARAAKRLVIKVGSAILCGDGGAVRERWLSTLANDITDLRRRGVEVAVVTSGAIALGRKKLRLSGGLRLDEKQAASAAGQTALAQAWQAAFAAHDINIAQILLTLDDTEERRRYLNARATMRTVLDLGAIPLINENDTIATSEIRYGDNDRLAAHAAQLIDADVLVILSDVDGLYTADPRRDAAAAHIPVIDAITPEIEAAAKGPNTDAGVGSGGMASKVAAAKIACRAGCAAILAPGVIDNPLKTVLDGGKATLFKAATSKERARRQWIAGRLKAAGSVTVDAGAAKALTTGASLLPAGVTSVSGDFSRGDAINIAGPDGVVIGKGLSAFDAEEVKNIAGKKSDEIENILGYRRRPAVIEKDDLVMKAE
- a CDS encoding glutamate-5-semialdehyde dehydrogenase, giving the protein MTEAFSAYSSLTAYMNAIGVRAKGAARAMASAPGSKKNEALKLAAASIRDRSDQILDINANELAVAKEKNVTDAFLDRMMLNGDRIEGIANTLEDVAALDDPVGKVISKWTRPNGLEIERVRTPIGVMAVIYESRPNVTVDAAAIAVKGGNAVILRGGSECIETNKALFGCFSGALVKAGLSENAVQFVETPDRDAVGALLSGIDGNVDLVIPRGGKSLVARVQSDARVPVLSHLDGICHVYVDRDTDPRKAVDIVVNSKMRRTGVCGAAETLLIDAAIANEIWPAIAQALRDKGCEIRGDANIRKLDASVAAASEEDWRTEYLAPILSVAVVDGVTGAIGHIANYSSGHTESIVTENFVTAETFINGVDSAIVLHNASTQFADGGEFGLGAEIGIATGRLHARGPVGVEELTTYKNVVRGTGQIRP